From the Aphanothece sacrum FPU1 genome, the window AATTGGATTTTTGGCGATGTAGATTTAATTGAAAGTGCGAAAATTATCGCCAGTATGGGTTTTGATGGTATGGAGGTTTATGTTGACATTGAAAAGGTATCATCAACAGAGGTTAAAAAAGTTTTAAATGATCATAATTTAGATGTTTTTTCCTTGACTCCTGCTAATTTTGATTTAGCTAATAATTACCTAAATTGTAGACAAATAGCGATTGATTATTACAAAAAATTAATCGATTACGGAGCAGAATTAGGACATCCAGTTATTACTTGTCATGAATACATTCAAAATCAATCAATTAAGGATTATTTGGGGGCAATTTATTGGCTGATTGATTCTTGTAAAAAGCTTGCTATTTATGCTCAGAAAGCTAATATTAACTTGGGATTTGAACCCCTTAACCGTTATCTTTGTCGCTTCATTCTTACCAGTGTTGATGTTGTTGAGTTAATCAATCAAGTTGATGCCCATAATTTGACAATTATACTTGATACTTTTCACATGAATTTAGAAGAAAACGATCTCAATAAAGCCATCATAAT encodes:
- a CDS encoding sugar phosphate isomerase/epimerase family protein, whose amino-acid sequence is MKRKIGVTNWIFGDVDLIESAKIIASMGFDGMEVYVDIEKVSSTEVKKVLNDHNLDVFSLTPANFDLANNYLNCRQIAIDYYKKLIDYGAELGHPVITCHEYIQNQSIKDYLGAIYWLIDSCKKLAIYAQKANINLGFEPLNRYLCRFILTSVDVVELINQVDAHNLTIILDTFHMNLEENDLNKAIIMCKDKLSIYQIADSNRKRNWVRSYRFYYPI